A window of Patescibacteria group bacterium contains these coding sequences:
- a CDS encoding four helix bundle protein: MKYNDLIVYKNSKLLFSVLIKIVRKFPYEGKYLVNQILRAANSIHANIAEGFGRSEAEFKRYLTSALGSCNELISHIEDALMSGYIRKDTAEKLIEKYNIVGKQIYCLRNRWKKYK; this comes from the coding sequence ATGAAATATAATGATTTGATTGTTTATAAAAATTCTAAACTTTTATTCTCAGTATTAATAAAAATTGTCAGAAAATTTCCTTATGAAGGAAAATATTTGGTTAACCAAATTTTAAGAGCTGCAAATTCAATTCATGCTAACATAGCAGAAGGATTCGGCAGATCAGAAGCTGAATTTAAAAGATATCTAACTTCTGCTTTAGGTTCATGTAATGAATTAATAAGTCATATAGAAGATGCTTTAATGTCTGGGTATATAAGAAAAGATACTGCGGAAAAATTAATTGAAAAATATAATATTGTTGGAAAACAAATTTATTGTTTGAGAAACAGGTGGAAAAAATATAAATGA
- a CDS encoding sodium-translocating pyrophosphatase, whose amino-acid sequence MTIFALVSAIIALFFAGYLVMQINKAEKGNQKMEEISKAIREGAMAYLKRQYRAIAIFAVILFVVLWVATNFQTAIGFLVGAFLSALAGFIGMSVSVRANVKTAQAATRGLSKALDVAFKGGAVTGMAVVGTSLLGVTIFYLIFRDPILLIGFGFGASLVSLFARVGGGIYTKAADVGADLVGKVEAGIPEDDPRNPAVIADNVGDNVGDDVGMAADLFETYAVTLIAAMLLGVAVSNGVIFPLALGGVAIIASILGTFFVKLTDENIMKALYKGTIASAIFSAIGFLVVVRILRIDLNLYFAALVGLAVTIIITVITEYYTGKNKPVKSIAKASETGAGTNIITGLAVGLQSTWPIVLTIIVGILASFSLGGVYGIAIAACAMLSMAGIVVAIDAYGPITDNAGGIAEMSGLPEQTRKITDALDAVGNTTKAVTKGYAIGSAALAALALFAAYTDEIANAVKKFNLNLDTVLQVDNVYVLVGLLIGGVLPFVFSSFAMQAVGKAAFKVVDNVRKQFREKKIMEGIDKPDYGQCVDIVTKAAQKEMIAPALLAVLSPIFVGFVLGPKALGGLLIGLIITGLLLAIQMTTGGAAWDNAKKYIEDGNLGGKGSNAHKAAVVGDTVGDPFKDTAGPALNSLIKVINTIAVIIAFLVAQYHIFG is encoded by the coding sequence ATGACAATTTTCGCATTGGTATCCGCGATTATCGCGTTGTTTTTTGCAGGCTATTTGGTCATGCAAATTAACAAAGCAGAAAAAGGCAACCAAAAAATGGAGGAAATCTCAAAAGCGATTAGAGAAGGAGCAATGGCCTATTTAAAAAGACAATATAGGGCAATTGCTATCTTTGCAGTAATTTTGTTTGTAGTCCTATGGGTTGCAACAAATTTTCAAACTGCAATCGGCTTCTTGGTTGGCGCTTTCTTGTCAGCTTTGGCTGGATTTATTGGAATGAGCGTTTCAGTTAGAGCTAACGTAAAAACTGCTCAAGCTGCAACAAGAGGATTATCAAAAGCTTTGGATGTAGCTTTCAAAGGCGGAGCTGTTACTGGCATGGCTGTTGTTGGAACAAGCCTTTTAGGCGTAACAATATTTTATTTAATTTTTAGAGATCCAATTTTATTGATTGGATTTGGTTTTGGCGCTTCATTAGTTTCTTTATTCGCTAGAGTTGGCGGAGGAATTTACACAAAAGCTGCTGATGTTGGCGCTGATCTAGTAGGCAAGGTTGAAGCTGGAATTCCAGAAGATGATCCAAGAAATCCTGCTGTTATTGCTGATAATGTTGGTGATAATGTTGGCGATGATGTTGGCATGGCTGCTGATTTATTTGAAACTTATGCTGTCACATTAATTGCAGCAATGCTTTTAGGCGTTGCGGTTTCAAATGGCGTTATTTTCCCATTAGCTTTGGGTGGTGTCGCTATTATCGCATCAATTCTTGGTACATTCTTTGTAAAATTGACTGACGAAAATATTATGAAGGCTTTGTACAAAGGTACAATTGCTTCAGCAATTTTTTCAGCAATTGGATTTTTGGTTGTTGTTAGAATTTTGAGAATTGATTTAAATTTATATTTTGCAGCATTAGTTGGATTAGCTGTAACAATTATTATTACTGTAATTACTGAATATTACACAGGTAAAAATAAACCAGTTAAATCAATTGCTAAAGCTTCAGAAACAGGTGCAGGAACAAACATCATTACTGGATTGGCAGTTGGATTGCAAAGTACTTGGCCAATTGTATTAACAATTATTGTTGGTATCTTAGCTTCCTTTTCTCTTGGCGGTGTCTATGGAATTGCAATTGCTGCATGCGCAATGTTATCAATGGCTGGAATTGTAGTTGCAATTGATGCTTATGGACCAATTACTGATAATGCTGGCGGTATCGCAGAAATGTCAGGATTACCTGAACAAACAAGAAAAATTACTGATGCTTTAGATGCAGTTGGAAATACAACTAAAGCAGTTACAAAAGGCTATGCCATTGGATCTGCTGCTTTGGCTGCATTAGCATTATTTGCAGCATATACTGATGAAATTGCAAACGCAGTTAAAAAATTCAATCTTAATTTAGACACTGTTTTACAAGTTGATAATGTTTATGTTTTAGTTGGCTTATTAATTGGTGGAGTATTACCATTTGTTTTCAGCTCATTTGCAATGCAAGCTGTAGGAAAAGCTGCTTTCAAAGTCGTTGATAATGTTCGAAAACAATTCAGAGAAAAGAAAATTATGGAAGGTATTGATAAGCCTGATTATGGACAATGCGTTGATATTGTTACAAAAGCAGCTCAAAAAGAAATGATTGCTCCTGCTTTATTAGCAGTATTATCACCAATATTTGTTGGATTTGTATTAGGTCCTAAGGCTCTTGGCGGATTATTGATTGGTCTTATTATTACAGGACTATTATTAGCAATTCAAATGACAACTGGCGGTGCTGCTTGGGATAATGCCAAGAAATATATTGAAGATGGAAATTTGGGTGGAAAAGGATCAAATGCTCATAAAGCTGCAGTTGTTGGCGATACAGTTGGAGATCCATTTAAAGATACAGCTGGACCAGCGTTGAATTCTTTGATTAAGGTTATCAATACGATTGCCGTAATTATTGCGTTTCTTGTGGCTCAATATCATATTTTTGGATAG
- the nusA gene encoding transcription termination factor NusA produces the protein MATEFELAIEQICEEKNLKKEDVISTIEAALAAAFRKDYGKKGQLIETEFDPKTGKTLVFDVKEVVEEKEEEDKAERQVTVEEGQKLKKGAKVGDIIKTEITPKEISFGRIAAQTAKQVIIQKIREAERNTIFDAYKDKEGEVLNGTIQRMEGQTMFVDLGQATGLLFPTEQIRGEEYSIGQRLKVFLVEVKESAKGPEIILSRSHPDIVRRMFELEVPEIAAGAVVIKAVAREAGARTKIAVMSTKEEIDPIGACVGQRGTRVQTIINELGGEKIDIISWDENPVKFITNALSPAKAISVQLNEEEKTAKVEVVEDQLSLAIGKHGQNVRLAVKLTGWKIDVLKDESSGNDEKTDDKTKAEEKKDVKTENSKEKTEKTDKKPEAKEEKVETKKEESKKEDKSEKKEKAEKK, from the coding sequence ATGGCTACTGAATTTGAACTCGCTATTGAACAAATTTGTGAAGAAAAAAATTTAAAAAAAGAAGATGTAATCTCAACAATTGAGGCTGCTTTGGCTGCTGCTTTTCGTAAAGATTATGGCAAAAAAGGTCAATTGATTGAAACTGAATTTGATCCAAAGACTGGCAAGACATTAGTTTTTGATGTCAAAGAAGTTGTTGAAGAAAAAGAAGAGGAAGACAAGGCTGAAAGACAAGTAACAGTAGAAGAAGGTCAAAAATTAAAAAAGGGCGCAAAAGTAGGCGATATTATCAAAACAGAAATTACACCAAAAGAAATTTCATTTGGTAGAATTGCTGCTCAAACTGCAAAACAAGTTATTATCCAAAAAATCAGAGAAGCAGAAAGAAATACAATCTTTGATGCTTATAAAGATAAAGAAGGCGAAGTATTAAATGGCACAATCCAAAGGATGGAAGGTCAAACTATGTTTGTTGATCTTGGCCAAGCAACTGGATTATTATTTCCAACTGAACAAATCAGAGGCGAAGAATATTCTATTGGACAAAGATTAAAAGTGTTTTTAGTCGAAGTAAAAGAATCAGCAAAAGGACCAGAAATTATTTTATCTAGATCTCATCCTGATATTGTCAGAAGAATGTTTGAATTAGAAGTACCAGAAATCGCAGCTGGCGCTGTTGTAATTAAAGCTGTTGCCAGAGAAGCTGGTGCAAGAACAAAGATCGCAGTTATGTCAACAAAAGAAGAAATTGATCCAATTGGCGCTTGCGTAGGCCAGCGAGGTACTAGAGTTCAAACAATTATTAATGAATTAGGCGGAGAAAAGATTGACATTATTTCTTGGGATGAAAATCCAGTTAAATTTATTACAAATGCATTATCTCCAGCAAAAGCTATTTCTGTTCAATTAAATGAAGAAGAAAAAACAGCAAAAGTTGAAGTTGTTGAAGATCAATTATCATTAGCTATTGGTAAACATGGACAAAATGTACGCTTGGCTGTGAAATTGACGGGTTGGAAAATCGACGTGCTCAAGGATGAAAGTTCTGGCAATGATGAAAAGACTGACGATAAAACTAAGGCTGAAGAGAAGAAGGATGTAAAAACAGAAAACAGTAAAGAGAAAACAGAAAAAACTGATAAAAAACCTGAGGCTAAGGAAGAAAAAGTTGAAACTAAAAAAGAAGAATCAAAAAAGGAAGATAAATCTGAAAAGAAAGAAAAAGCCGAGAAGAAATAA
- a CDS encoding WxcM-like domain-containing protein, which yields MARKKFGDDPMDFLSKPTQSFMETTFDLPQRRNDEKPGRTLKVLFDKRAPLAPKFKCRFVYCVTLDTKGNKTGCHYHKRKHEMLFCTNGSVKVIRCGKCYRHSTNLNASEHQAVYIEPGVIHQVIACTDGATVVVIASAPNSCNDEFETEFPNSDKIS from the coding sequence ATGGCGAGAAAGAAGTTTGGCGATGATCCGATGGATTTTCTTTCAAAACCAACACAGTCATTTATGGAAACAACTTTTGATTTGCCTCAAAGAAGAAATGACGAAAAGCCCGGACGTACTTTAAAGGTACTTTTTGATAAACGTGCTCCCTTAGCTCCAAAATTCAAATGCAGATTCGTTTATTGTGTGACTCTGGATACAAAGGGGAATAAGACAGGTTGCCACTATCACAAAAGAAAGCACGAAATGCTTTTTTGCACTAATGGTTCTGTTAAAGTGATTAGATGTGGAAAATGTTACAGACACTCTACGAACCTGAATGCGAGCGAGCATCAAGCTGTTTATATCGAACCTGGCGTTATCCATCAGGTGATTGCTTGTACCGATGGTGCAACTGTTGTCGTCATTGCTTCAGCGCCAAATTCGTGTAATGATGAATTTGAAACTGAATTTCCAAATAGTGACAAGATTTCCTAA
- a CDS encoding YraN family protein, with product MTNTNLKIGDLGEKLACDHLKKLNYIILDKNYHSRFGEIDIIAKDKNTIVFVEVKTRTNLYFGQPQEAVDFFKLKKMAKTIYNYISLNNIRDAIRIDVVAIELNMKTRRASLRHFKDALAES from the coding sequence ATGACAAATACTAATCTTAAAATTGGTGATTTGGGTGAAAAGTTGGCTTGTGATCATTTGAAAAAACTAAATTATATTATTTTAGATAAAAATTATCATTCTAGATTTGGTGAGATTGATATTATTGCAAAAGATAAGAATACAATTGTCTTTGTTGAAGTTAAAACAAGAACTAATTTATATTTTGGTCAACCGCAAGAAGCGGTTGATTTTTTTAAGCTAAAAAAGATGGCAAAGACGATTTATAATTATATTAGTCTAAATAATATTCGTGATGCGATAAGAATTGATGTTGTGGCGATTGAGCTGAATATGAAAACGAGAAGAGCAAGTTTAAGGCATTTTAAGGATGCGCTGGCGGAGAGCTGA
- a CDS encoding methyltransferase domain-containing protein: protein MQKQKPISLKAPSFLNPKDILRQSDIAQNMIVADLGCGSGYMTFAASKLVGPSGIVYAVDVQKAVLSGIRSDISFYGARNVKPVWADIEVPNATGISNDSVDLVMLVMNLYQSKKPDMIFAESYRMTKPGGKLLVVDWRKEAIPVGPNVNERIAYDVVLKHAKNAGFSFVKDIKTDEYHYGLIFKK from the coding sequence ATGCAAAAACAAAAACCAATTTCATTAAAAGCGCCAAGTTTTTTGAATCCGAAAGATATTTTAAGGCAATCTGATATTGCCCAAAATATGATTGTTGCTGATCTTGGTTGCGGATCTGGATATATGACATTTGCAGCATCAAAATTAGTTGGACCTTCTGGAATTGTTTATGCTGTTGATGTGCAAAAAGCTGTTTTGTCTGGAATTAGATCAGACATTAGTTTTTATGGTGCCAGAAATGTAAAGCCTGTTTGGGCAGATATTGAAGTACCAAATGCAACTGGAATTTCAAACGATAGCGTTGATTTGGTAATGCTTGTTATGAATCTTTATCAATCAAAAAAACCAGACATGATTTTTGCGGAAAGCTATAGAATGACCAAACCAGGCGGAAAATTATTAGTTGTTGATTGGAGAAAAGAAGCAATTCCTGTTGGACCAAATGTTAATGAGAGAATTGCTTATGATGTTGTGCTAAAACATGCCAAGAATGCTGGATTTTCATTTGTTAAAGATATAAAGACTGATGAATATCATTATGGTTTAATTTTTAAAAAGTAA
- a CDS encoding ATP-dependent helicase, protein MLDYLKKLDPGQLQASTSKSKHILCLAGAGSGKTRVLTSRVFNLVKNNKINPENILAITFTRNAAKEMKERLIKMDVNANLMWVSTFHATAFKILRENFRNASKIKIITDKNQDKMFKFCIDKLCENKKFALAYKDYLEENNWPEYLFFEEVTKIIKECKSRSLTLADIVKRAKLISDCDSKNFYRLLFLIFSYYQKYLFLHNYFDFEDLMNKAIELLVNDKKVLKHYQNKFKHILVDEFQDVNFTQVKFLDLLNNKNNNLFVVGDDWQAIYGWRGGNIGFILDFKKKYKETCESIVLPFNYRSDGYIVNSASKIIRKNKKQYRKKIKPFWPFKNKILVFKAKDKREEVEFVLSEIKKIKKQNIMILGRNWKVLAPYIERFNQKTLGFLRKKPSVASVPTITTIHSAKGMESDIVFLVGLHSGRHGFPQVKEDYEIMKVIRDASLEERLSEERRCFYVGVTRAKKILYLCTIKNRESRFVEEIPKRFVKILTK, encoded by the coding sequence ATGTTAGATTATTTAAAAAAATTAGATCCTGGACAATTGCAGGCTTCAACTTCTAAATCTAAACATATTTTGTGCTTGGCTGGTGCTGGATCTGGCAAAACACGAGTTTTAACATCTCGTGTTTTTAATTTAGTAAAAAATAATAAAATTAATCCAGAAAATATTTTGGCGATAACGTTTACAAGAAATGCAGCAAAAGAAATGAAAGAAAGATTAATAAAGATGGATGTGAATGCAAATTTAATGTGGGTATCAACTTTTCATGCAACTGCTTTTAAGATATTACGTGAAAATTTTAGAAATGCGAGCAAGATTAAGATTATTACTGACAAAAATCAAGATAAGATGTTTAAATTTTGCATTGATAAATTATGCGAGAATAAAAAGTTTGCTTTAGCTTATAAAGATTATTTAGAAGAGAATAATTGGCCTGAATATCTATTTTTTGAAGAGGTAACTAAGATAATAAAAGAATGCAAATCAAGATCACTGACTTTAGCTGACATTGTCAAGAGAGCAAAATTAATTTCTGATTGCGATTCGAAGAATTTTTATAGATTATTATTTTTAATTTTTAGCTATTATCAAAAATACCTATTTTTGCATAATTATTTTGATTTTGAAGATTTAATGAACAAGGCGATTGAATTGCTTGTTAATGATAAAAAAGTTTTAAAACATTATCAAAATAAATTCAAACATATTTTAGTTGATGAATTCCAAGATGTTAATTTTACTCAAGTTAAATTCTTGGATTTGCTAAATAATAAGAATAATAATTTATTTGTAGTTGGTGATGATTGGCAGGCGATTTATGGCTGGCGAGGCGGAAATATTGGTTTTATTTTGGATTTTAAAAAGAAATATAAAGAGACTTGTGAATCAATTGTTTTGCCTTTTAATTATAGAAGCGATGGGTATATTGTGAATTCTGCTTCTAAAATTATTAGGAAAAATAAAAAGCAATATAGAAAAAAGATTAAGCCTTTTTGGCCATTTAAAAATAAGATTTTGGTTTTTAAAGCAAAAGATAAACGAGAAGAAGTGGAATTTGTGTTGAGTGAAATTAAAAAGATAAAGAAGCAAAACATAATGATTCTAGGTCGCAATTGGAAAGTTCTGGCACCATATATTGAGAGATTTAACCAGAAGACGCTCGGCTTTCTCCGGAAAAAGCCGAGCGTCGCGTCTGTACCCACAATTACAACGATTCATTCCGCAAAAGGTATGGAAAGCGATATTGTATTTCTGGTTGGACTTCATTCTGGCAGGCATGGCTTTCCACAGGTTAAAGAAGATTATGAAATTATGAAAGTGATTAGAGATGCAAGCTTAGAAGAAAGATTGTCGGAAGAGAGAAGATGTTTTTATGTTGGCGTTACTCGAGCAAAAAAAATTCTCTATCTTTGTACAATTAAGAATAGAGAATCTAGGTTTGTTGAAGAAATACCGAAGAGATTTGTGAAAATTTTAACAAAATAA
- the ftsH gene encoding ATP-dependent zinc metalloprotease FtsH has protein sequence MKKILKNFVLAILVFLIIASIFAFYKTPLTKTEEISLTQLTSDINKEQVKEIKINGNELEIKKSDDKIVKTKKEEETSLTDSLNNYGVKPEKLAKVNIIVSEQSGTMYWLGNILPFVLPFLLVGVFIWFMARGIQKSNSKAMMFGESRAKKYEPEKGKKKITFKDVAGAKEAKEELWEVVEFLKSPKKFSELGAEIPKGVLLIGPPGTGKTLLAKAVANEANVPFYSISGSEFVEMFVGVGASRVRDLFDKAKKTAPCLIFIDEIDAVGRHRGAGLGGSHDEREQTLNQILSEMDGFIPNSGIVVIAATNRPDVLDPALLRPGRFDRRVVLDLPDMESREAILKIHAKNKPLEKDVDIKVLSQRTPGFSGADLKNLMNEAAITAARENKKTVSMKNCVDAIEKVMLGPERKSFMLSKEEKKIAAYHEAGHALISHLLPNADPVQKISIISRGQAAGYTLKLPEKEKHFHAKAEFLDDLAVLLGGYVAEKLTFGDVTTGATSDLRQVTAVARKLVTDYGMSDLGPMTFGQKEELVFLGKEIGEQRDYSEAVAAEIDRAVRGFVNNGNALATKTITDNKAKLEKIANALIDHEVIEKEEFNKMMAEDK, from the coding sequence ATGAAAAAAATACTTAAAAATTTTGTATTGGCGATTTTGGTGTTTTTGATAATTGCATCTATTTTTGCATTTTATAAGACACCGCTAACTAAAACTGAAGAGATTTCTTTGACTCAATTGACATCTGATATAAATAAAGAGCAGGTTAAAGAGATAAAGATTAACGGCAATGAATTAGAAATCAAAAAATCTGATGACAAGATCGTAAAGACGAAGAAAGAAGAAGAAACATCTTTGACAGATTCTTTAAATAATTATGGAGTAAAGCCTGAAAAATTAGCAAAAGTAAATATCATAGTTTCAGAACAATCTGGCACAATGTATTGGTTAGGAAATATTTTGCCTTTTGTTTTGCCTTTCTTGCTTGTTGGCGTATTTATTTGGTTTATGGCAAGAGGAATTCAAAAATCAAATTCTAAAGCAATGATGTTTGGCGAATCAAGAGCCAAAAAATATGAGCCAGAAAAAGGCAAGAAAAAAATTACTTTCAAAGATGTTGCTGGCGCAAAAGAAGCAAAAGAAGAATTATGGGAAGTTGTTGAATTTTTAAAAAGCCCAAAAAAGTTTTCTGAACTTGGCGCTGAAATTCCGAAAGGCGTTTTGTTGATTGGACCTCCAGGAACTGGTAAGACTTTGCTTGCAAAAGCTGTTGCAAATGAAGCAAATGTGCCATTTTATAGTATTTCTGGTTCTGAATTTGTGGAAATGTTTGTTGGTGTTGGCGCATCACGTGTTAGAGATTTATTTGATAAAGCAAAAAAGACTGCTCCATGCCTTATTTTCATTGATGAAATTGATGCAGTTGGCAGACATAGAGGTGCTGGTTTAGGCGGATCTCATGATGAAAGAGAGCAAACGCTAAATCAAATTTTGTCAGAAATGGATGGATTTATTCCTAATTCTGGAATTGTAGTTATTGCTGCGACAAATAGACCTGATGTTTTGGATCCAGCTTTGCTTCGCCCAGGCAGATTTGATAGAAGAGTTGTTTTGGATTTGCCAGATATGGAATCAAGAGAAGCAATTTTGAAAATTCATGCAAAGAACAAACCTTTAGAAAAAGATGTTGATATAAAAGTATTATCACAGCGAACTCCTGGATTTTCTGGTGCTGATTTAAAAAATTTAATGAACGAAGCTGCAATAACTGCTGCTCGCGAAAATAAAAAGACTGTCAGCATGAAAAATTGTGTTGATGCAATTGAAAAAGTAATGCTAGGGCCTGAGAGAAAAAGTTTTATGTTGTCTAAAGAAGAAAAGAAGATTGCTGCATATCATGAAGCTGGTCATGCTTTGATTTCACATTTATTGCCAAATGCTGATCCAGTTCAAAAGATTTCAATTATTTCAAGAGGACAAGCTGCAGGATATACGCTTAAATTACCTGAAAAAGAAAAACATTTTCATGCTAAAGCTGAATTTTTGGATGATTTAGCAGTATTATTAGGCGGTTATGTTGCTGAAAAATTAACTTTTGGCGATGTAACTACTGGCGCAACATCTGATTTAAGACAAGTAACTGCTGTTGCACGCAAACTTGTGACTGATTATGGAATGTCTGATCTTGGCCCAATGACTTTTGGTCAAAAAGAAGAATTAGTCTTTTTAGGTAAAGAAATTGGCGAGCAAAGAGATTATTCTGAAGCAGTTGCTGCTGAAATTGATAGAGCTGTCAGAGGATTTGTTAATAATGGAAATGCTTTGGCGACTAAAACTATTACTGATAATAAGGCTAAACTTGAAAAAATCGCGAACGCACTTATTGATCACGAAGTTATCGAGAAAGAAGAGTTTAACAAAATGATGGCGGAAGATAAATAA
- the tilS gene encoding tRNA lysidine(34) synthetase TilS, which produces MQDLVLKTISDYNLIKPREKVILGLSSGPDSVCLLDILCKIKSLKSKVKSNELSAFAETTADRKVQNILDFDLVLAHVNYNLRGKDSFLDMILARKLAEQYNLPIYVKEVKDLDLKDKGLEAKCRKIRYDYFNEILAKEKADKIAVAHNKDDDAETILMFFLRGSGLKGLSGIKFEQNNIIRPLLNCYKRDILLYLKENHLEYRNDSTNSQNIYLRNKIRHELVPFLEEGYNKNLRSTICQSAKTLKDDFDYIERTAKLKLAELSLDENTLKLNEFLALDKSLQRAILRLKLEKFKDISFLDLEEALRVLRTAKTGSMRQIKGLQILKEYDKIKMLATSN; this is translated from the coding sequence ATGCAAGATCTAGTATTAAAAACAATTTCAGATTATAATTTAATTAAGCCTCGCGAGAAGGTTATTTTAGGTTTGTCTTCTGGACCCGACTCCGTATGCTTGCTGGATATTTTGTGTAAGATTAAAAGTCTAAAATCTAAAGTCAAAAGTAATGAATTATCTGCCTTCGCTGAAACTACGGCAGACAGGAAAGTCCAAAATATTCTTGATTTTGATTTGGTATTAGCGCACGTAAATTATAATTTGAGAGGAAAAGATTCTTTTTTGGATATGATTTTGGCACGAAAACTGGCTGAACAATATAATTTGCCAATTTATGTTAAAGAGGTTAAAGATTTAGATTTAAAAGATAAGGGATTGGAAGCAAAATGCCGGAAAATTAGATATGATTATTTTAATGAAATTTTGGCTAAAGAAAAGGCAGATAAGATTGCAGTTGCTCATAATAAGGATGATGATGCAGAGACAATTTTGATGTTTTTCTTGAGAGGATCTGGATTAAAAGGATTGAGCGGAATTAAATTTGAACAAAATAATATCATCAGGCCATTATTAAATTGTTATAAGCGAGATATTTTGCTTTATTTGAAAGAAAACCATTTGGAATATCGAAATGATTCCACAAATTCACAAAATATTTATTTAAGAAACAAAATTAGGCATGAATTGGTGCCATTTTTGGAAGAAGGATATAACAAAAATTTAAGATCAACAATTTGCCAGAGTGCAAAGACTTTGAAAGATGATTTTGATTATATTGAAAGGACCGCAAAACTAAAATTGGCAGAGCTAAGCTTAGATGAAAATACTTTGAAATTAAATGAATTTTTAGCTCTTGATAAATCTTTGCAAAGAGCGATTTTGAGATTGAAATTAGAGAAATTTAAAGATATTAGCTTTTTAGATTTGGAAGAAGCTTTGAGAGTTTTGAGGACAGCGAAAACTGGTTCAATGCGACAAATTAAGGGGTTGCAAATCTTGAAAGAATATGACAAAATTAAAATGCTTGCAACTAGTAATTAG
- a CDS encoding site-2 protease family protein, which translates to MVEEYLPYAKILLISVSTLFGSIVFHELGHIIAYKAFKVKLVKIGFDKIPGRLEYGFYVSYQKDAQFSNRKDKIATFSGPLLEFIFGIIFLAYCLSVQNSYALLSIMPISSALYNLSPFCPDGSLIWKKD; encoded by the coding sequence ATGGTCGAAGAATACTTGCCATATGCAAAAATCTTGTTAATCTCTGTATCTACATTATTCGGTTCAATAGTATTTCATGAGCTTGGCCACATCATAGCCTATAAAGCATTCAAGGTAAAATTAGTAAAAATAGGTTTTGACAAAATTCCTGGTAGGTTGGAGTATGGTTTTTATGTCAGTTATCAGAAAGATGCCCAATTTTCAAACAGAAAGGACAAGATTGCAACCTTTTCTGGCCCTCTTCTGGAATTCATATTTGGAATTATTTTTCTAGCCTATTGCTTATCTGTACAAAATTCTTATGCTCTCCTCTCTATTATGCCAATTAGCAGTGCCCTTTACAATCTATCTCCATTTTGTCCAGATGGTTCACTGATCTGGAAAAAAGATTAA